The following coding sequences lie in one Bacteroides helcogenes P 36-108 genomic window:
- a CDS encoding hybrid sensor histidine kinase/response regulator transcription factor yields the protein MQKFIIWLYLISVCMVSTTLQGQNITFSHLTTDDGLSQFSVNSLYTDENGILWIGTREGLNRYDGEDIQTYKLRKNDPNSLFCNTVLRLTGNHNGKIYLLCTEGVAEFNLATQKFTTLIQGNISSIYYNNGLFIGKKNELYRYNEQTGNFNLYYQLAGENLEICCMHLDKGQFWLGTTGNGVYRLNLNSKELSHPILKGNITNIYQDSKGELWIGSWKEGLYRVKTNGEISNFRNDPNNSRSISSDFVRACCEDNLGNIWIGTFNGLNCYDKNTGYFQNHTAGDTQSDGLTHSSIWCIVKDNQGTLWLGTYFGGVNYFNPEYEIYTRYTYSPTEKSGLSNPVVGRTIEDKNGNLWIGTEGGGLNFYDRHTGEFKWFRTGYTPNGISHNNIKALYYDASKEIIWIGTHLGGLNKLEIPSGRFTHYRMETDNPETLPSDIIRDIAPYQNFLIVATQNGICLFDPENGKCRQLFQDTKEGKKIKMVADITFDDKETLWIAATGEGVFSYRFDTGRLANYRHDPHNPHSISNNNVNNITQDSKGNLWFSTSGSGLDMYRPATNDFENFDQAQNGLASDCIYETQESPTSGKLLLITNEGFSIFNYRTKQFQNYSTENGFPLTAVNENALCVTHDGEIFLGGTQGMISFHEKQLNFTPKPYKIILSRLIVNGTEIKTGDNTGILRQSLYCTSEITLNANQSMFSIEFATSNYVAANKDDIIYKLEGFSNDWNNTRGLHTITYTNLNAGTYNLIIKPDRKSESLCPQVHLTIHVLPPYYKTPLACLIYLVVAGALLWYLVRTYKSRIKLRESLKYEQKHIQDVEALNQSKLRFFTNISHEFRTPLTLIVAQVETLLQLQNFTPSIYNKVLSIYKNSIQLRELITELLDFRKQEQGHMKIKVSPHNIVNFLYENYLLFLEYASTKQICFNFEKESDSLEVWYDQKQMQKVINNLLSNAIKHTVAEDTITLSIKTEGDNAVIRVTDTGSGMDAGEVDKIFDRFYQIEQIDSADSGKTGTGIGLALTKGIVELHHGGIRVESELGKGTSFIVNLQLGNEQFEEAQINKHADSVHQIEVSRPETDALLKAELEENAPNKRLPDAKILIVEDNDSIRGMLANIFKPFYEVLTASDGRQGLTLVHSEMPNIVVSDVVMPQMSGTELCKHIKSDFNTCHIPVVLLTARTAIEQNIEGLRIGADDYITKPFNTNLLISRCNNLVNSRILLQEKFSRQPQAFAQMLATNPMDKEILDRAMIVIEKHLDDTEFNVNVFAREMAMARTNLFTKLKAITGQTPNDFILTIRLKKGALMLRNNPELNITEISDRIGFSSSRYFSKCFKDVYHVSPLAYRKGEDSDKEEKG from the coding sequence GTGCAGAAGTTCATCATCTGGCTATACCTAATTTCAGTATGCATGGTCTCCACAACCCTGCAAGGACAAAATATTACTTTCAGCCATCTGACAACAGATGACGGCTTGTCGCAATTCTCCGTCAACAGTCTTTATACCGATGAAAACGGCATTTTATGGATCGGTACGCGTGAAGGACTGAACCGATATGACGGAGAAGATATACAAACCTACAAGCTGAGGAAGAACGATCCCAACAGTCTCTTCTGCAATACAGTGCTGCGTCTGACAGGCAATCATAACGGAAAAATCTACTTGCTCTGTACGGAAGGTGTAGCTGAGTTCAACCTTGCCACACAGAAATTCACCACCCTGATACAGGGAAATATCAGCAGTATCTACTATAACAACGGGCTTTTCATTGGAAAAAAGAACGAACTCTATCGTTACAACGAACAAACCGGAAACTTCAATCTCTACTACCAACTGGCAGGCGAGAATCTGGAGATCTGCTGCATGCATCTGGACAAAGGACAATTTTGGCTCGGAACTACCGGCAATGGAGTATATCGACTGAATTTGAACAGCAAAGAACTGAGCCATCCCATCTTGAAAGGAAATATCACCAACATCTATCAGGACAGCAAAGGCGAGTTATGGATAGGAAGCTGGAAAGAAGGCCTGTACAGGGTAAAGACAAACGGGGAAATCAGCAATTTCAGGAACGATCCCAACAATTCCCGCAGCATTTCTTCGGACTTTGTAAGGGCATGCTGCGAGGACAATCTGGGAAACATCTGGATTGGCACTTTCAATGGGCTGAACTGCTACGACAAGAATACAGGATACTTCCAGAACCATACTGCCGGTGACACACAGAGCGACGGACTGACACACTCTTCCATCTGGTGTATTGTCAAGGACAATCAAGGTACTCTGTGGCTGGGTACATACTTCGGCGGAGTCAACTACTTCAATCCCGAATACGAGATTTACACACGCTACACCTACTCACCAACAGAAAAATCCGGCTTAAGCAATCCGGTGGTGGGACGAACCATAGAAGATAAAAACGGCAACCTGTGGATAGGAACAGAAGGCGGCGGACTCAATTTCTATGACCGCCATACAGGAGAATTCAAGTGGTTCCGCACCGGATACACTCCGAACGGCATTTCGCATAACAACATAAAAGCACTCTATTACGACGCTTCCAAAGAGATAATCTGGATAGGCACTCATCTGGGAGGATTGAACAAGTTGGAAATTCCTTCCGGACGCTTCACGCACTATCGCATGGAAACCGACAACCCCGAAACGCTTCCATCAGACATTATCCGTGACATTGCCCCATACCAGAATTTCCTTATCGTGGCAACACAGAATGGCATATGCCTTTTCGACCCTGAAAACGGAAAATGCCGACAGTTGTTTCAGGACACCAAAGAAGGCAAGAAAATAAAGATGGTGGCGGATATCACTTTTGACGACAAGGAAACCCTGTGGATTGCAGCCACGGGAGAAGGCGTGTTCAGCTATCGCTTTGACACAGGAAGGCTGGCCAACTACCGCCATGATCCGCACAATCCGCACAGTATCAGCAATAACAATGTGAACAACATCACGCAAGATAGCAAAGGCAACTTGTGGTTCTCCACTTCAGGCAGCGGACTGGATATGTACCGCCCTGCCACCAATGATTTCGAGAACTTCGATCAGGCACAAAACGGGCTTGCCAGTGACTGCATCTACGAGACGCAAGAGTCACCAACCAGTGGCAAGCTGCTGCTTATTACTAATGAAGGCTTCTCCATCTTCAATTACCGGACTAAACAATTCCAGAATTACAGCACGGAAAACGGCTTTCCATTGACAGCCGTCAATGAAAACGCACTTTGCGTGACTCATGATGGTGAGATATTTCTGGGTGGCACACAAGGCATGATTTCTTTCCATGAAAAACAACTGAACTTTACGCCGAAACCATACAAGATTATCCTTTCACGTCTCATCGTGAACGGAACGGAGATAAAGACAGGAGATAACACGGGCATCCTGCGGCAATCATTGTACTGTACGTCCGAAATTACCCTCAATGCCAACCAATCCATGTTCAGTATCGAGTTTGCCACCTCCAACTATGTAGCTGCCAATAAAGACGACATCATCTACAAACTGGAAGGTTTCTCCAACGACTGGAACAACACCCGTGGCCTGCATACCATCACCTATACAAATCTGAATGCAGGTACTTACAACCTGATTATCAAGCCTGATAGAAAAAGCGAAAGTCTCTGTCCGCAGGTACACCTGACAATCCATGTACTGCCTCCTTATTATAAAACTCCCCTTGCCTGCCTTATCTACCTGGTAGTGGCTGGAGCATTGCTGTGGTACTTAGTACGTACTTACAAATCAAGAATCAAGCTGCGCGAATCCCTGAAGTATGAACAGAAACATATTCAGGATGTAGAAGCCCTGAACCAGTCGAAGCTTCGCTTCTTCACCAATATCTCACATGAGTTCCGCACACCTTTGACATTGATTGTAGCCCAAGTGGAGACATTGCTACAATTGCAAAACTTCACTCCTTCCATATATAATAAGGTATTGAGTATCTACAAAAACAGTATCCAATTGAGAGAACTGATCACCGAGTTGCTCGACTTTCGCAAACAGGAACAAGGCCACATGAAGATAAAAGTAAGCCCACACAATATAGTGAACTTCCTTTATGAGAATTACCTGTTATTTCTGGAATACGCCAGCACCAAACAAATCTGTTTCAACTTTGAAAAAGAAAGTGACAGTCTGGAAGTGTGGTACGATCAGAAACAAATGCAGAAAGTAATTAACAACCTGCTTTCCAATGCCATCAAACATACGGTAGCAGAAGACACCATCACCCTCAGCATCAAGACGGAAGGCGATAATGCAGTGATCCGAGTAACCGATACAGGCAGCGGCATGGACGCCGGGGAAGTAGACAAAATATTCGACCGATTTTACCAGATAGAGCAAATAGATTCCGCCGATTCGGGCAAAACCGGTACGGGCATCGGGCTGGCACTGACCAAAGGTATTGTCGAACTGCATCACGGAGGCATCCGCGTGGAAAGTGAACTTGGCAAAGGAACCAGTTTCATTGTAAACCTGCAACTGGGCAACGAGCAGTTTGAGGAGGCCCAAATCAACAAACATGCAGACAGCGTACATCAAATAGAAGTCTCCAGACCAGAAACAGACGCCTTATTGAAAGCCGAACTGGAAGAAAACGCCCCAAACAAACGCCTACCGGATGCCAAAATTCTGATTGTAGAAGACAATGATTCCATACGCGGAATGTTGGCAAACATATTCAAGCCTTTTTATGAAGTGCTGACCGCCTCAGACGGCAGGCAAGGACTCACCCTTGTACATAGCGAAATGCCCAACATCGTGGTCAGTGACGTGGTTATGCCCCAAATGTCAGGAACAGAACTGTGCAAGCATATTAAAAGTGACTTCAACACCTGCCACATCCCCGTAGTATTGCTGACGGCACGTACAGCCATCGAACAAAACATCGAGGGTCTGCGCATCGGAGCTGATGACTATATCACCAAACCATTCAACACCAACCTGCTGATATCCCGTTGCAACAATTTGGTGAATTCACGCATCCTGTTGCAAGAAAAGTTCAGCAGGCAACCACAAGCTTTTGCACAAATGCTTGCCACCAACCCCATGGATAAGGAAATTTTAGACCGGGCCATGATTGTCATAGAGAAGCATCTGGATGACACCGAATTTAATGTCAATGTTTTTGCCCGCGAGATGGCAATGGCGCGTACCAACCTGTTCACCAAATTGAAAGCAATCACCGGACAGACTCCGAATGACTTCATACTCACCATCCGTTTGAAAAAAGGAGCATTGATGCTGCGCAACAATCCGGAACTGAACATCACCGAAATCTCTGACAGAATAGGTTTCAGTTCATCACGCTACTTTTCGAAATGCTTTAAGGACGTATATCATGTCAGTCCGCTGGCCTATCGCAAAGGTGAAGATTCTGACAAAGAAGAGAAAGGATGA
- a CDS encoding sulfatase family protein, whose product MRHLSSLLLPSAALLAGCGNASKQEAKNNQLQKPNVIYLIADDLGIGDLSCYGATQISTPNIDRLAGQGLQFTNAYATSSTSTPSRFGLLTGIYPWRQKNTGIAPGNSELIIDTACITMADMFKEEGYATAAIGKWHLGLGPKDGTDFNHRISPNTQDIGFDYEYIIPATVDRVPCVFVENGYVDGLDPNDPITVSYDHKVGNWPTGLENPELVKMKPSQGHNNTIINGIPRIGWMIGGKSALWIDEDIADIITDKAKNFIAAHKDEPFFLYMGTQDIHVPRIPHPRFAGKSGLGVRGDVILQLDWTVGEIIHTLDSLNLADNTIFVFCSDNGPVIDDGYQDQARELLNRHTPMKHYRGGKYSAFDAGTRIPFIVRWPNGIKPGKQQALFSMIDVYATLAALLNHPLQPGTAPDSRDQSGNFMGTDTAGCGYVIQQNLNNTLAIIRNEWKYIEPSEKPALEYWTRTETGNDPNPQLYNLSVDPSEKHNVAKEYPDKAKALSALLEDVKGAKNQKERK is encoded by the coding sequence ATGAGACATCTTTCTTCACTTCTACTTCCAAGCGCAGCACTTTTAGCCGGATGCGGAAATGCTTCCAAACAAGAAGCCAAAAACAATCAGCTCCAGAAGCCGAACGTAATCTATTTGATTGCGGACGATCTTGGTATCGGTGACCTGAGTTGTTACGGCGCTACCCAAATAAGCACCCCAAATATTGACCGCCTTGCCGGCCAGGGCCTGCAGTTCACCAACGCTTATGCAACATCTTCCACCAGCACCCCATCCCGCTTCGGGCTACTGACCGGAATATATCCTTGGAGACAGAAAAATACAGGTATCGCTCCCGGCAACTCCGAACTGATCATAGACACAGCATGCATCACTATGGCCGATATGTTCAAAGAAGAAGGTTATGCAACCGCCGCTATCGGAAAATGGCATCTGGGATTAGGACCAAAAGACGGTACAGACTTCAACCACCGCATCAGCCCCAATACACAGGATATAGGCTTTGATTACGAATATATCATACCTGCCACCGTGGACCGCGTTCCCTGTGTATTCGTCGAAAACGGATATGTGGACGGGCTCGACCCGAACGATCCCATCACCGTAAGCTATGACCACAAAGTAGGAAACTGGCCCACCGGACTGGAGAATCCTGAACTCGTGAAAATGAAACCAAGCCAGGGACACAACAATACCATTATCAACGGTATTCCACGCATCGGCTGGATGATCGGCGGCAAATCCGCCCTTTGGATAGACGAAGACATTGCTGACATCATTACCGACAAAGCCAAAAACTTCATTGCAGCCCACAAAGACGAACCTTTCTTCCTATATATGGGTACACAAGACATTCATGTCCCCCGTATTCCTCATCCTCGTTTTGCCGGCAAAAGTGGTCTGGGTGTACGCGGTGATGTCATTCTGCAACTGGACTGGACAGTCGGAGAAATTATACACACACTGGACAGTTTGAATCTTGCAGACAATACCATCTTCGTATTCTGCAGCGATAACGGTCCTGTCATTGACGATGGCTATCAAGACCAAGCCCGCGAATTACTGAACAGGCATACCCCGATGAAGCACTACCGCGGTGGAAAATACAGTGCCTTTGATGCAGGAACGCGCATTCCTTTCATCGTACGCTGGCCCAATGGAATCAAACCGGGCAAGCAACAGGCCCTATTCTCCATGATTGATGTTTATGCTACCCTGGCAGCACTGCTCAACCATCCCCTACAACCGGGTACTGCACCGGACAGCCGCGACCAGTCGGGCAACTTTATGGGAACAGATACTGCCGGATGCGGCTATGTGATACAGCAAAACCTGAATAATACACTGGCTATCATCCGAAATGAATGGAAGTACATAGAACCCAGTGAAAAACCCGCCTTGGAATACTGGACCCGGACGGAAACAGGTAACGATCCTAACCCCCAACTGTACAATCTATCTGTCGATCCTTCTGAAAAACACAATGTAGCAAAAGAATATCCGGACAAAGCAAAAGCTCTCTCTGCACTATTAGAAGACGTTAAAGGAGCTAAGAATCAAAAGGAAAGAAAATAA
- a CDS encoding SusC/RagA family TonB-linked outer membrane protein, whose product MRQKSIFLKSLGIMLLSVLFATQANAQNLTVTGTITDNLGPVIGASIQVEGTSNGCITDIDGNYTLHNVSSDAILVFSYIGYRTQKISVDGKTKINVKLAEDSQLLEEVVVVGYGVQRKSDLTGSVVSVKATEALKSTPSGNVSDALQGRMAGVSVISGSGDPSSDNTIRVRGINSITAETGPLVVIDGFIGGSLKSLNPSDIQSVEVLKDASATAVYGSRGANGVILVTTKTPNKDKLTVSFNTFANLKTVSKYPDNLSPYEYAQLANDYGKEYFESQGKPAKVYYTPEQLETFKNGTNPGFDYSKEIFRSPALTQNYEMSVSGGGERTTFLASLRYENSQGTIKESENSVYSWRLKVDTKIKKWLKAGMNIYGYYNESSKPRITQYDGLIQQAMYFPNTIMPKKEDGSYNNTFPDGNKSYNPMGMIWESKTCDKTLNNRMQGYVQFDIIDGLSFRSQLGVTFENRLNRSAENEKSYNYFKNNQTQAQARSYWNSGWLNTNTLSYIKEFNANHRINATAVFEQAYGNDYSHTGIAANLAYPDRLGWNALGYSEADMARIGSEASITTLMSGMLRVNYVFMNRYMLTASIRADGSSRLKDKWAYFPSAALAWDIKQESFMKETDVIDQLKLRVGYGSVGNQSVTAYRIYSQMTPVVNSDGSTSYSVGRPAAPYLKWERNDQFNVGVDLGFLHGRLRINADWYSKISKDILLEVAQPAHMGFTGLLKNAGEIKNTGIEFTVSADPITGKAFSWHSDLTLSHNKGTFNKIPTYNHRQQQAGNFENQLFQMIENEKLGTFWGYKYLGVWQENEVKAPFVDANGKANGKTVGETYKIQAGNAKYLDTNQDGVYNDNDASIIGCGQPVFNWGWNNSFNYKNFDISFFIVGFHGFDIYNATDQIGYNNINGQNVFGVTPKKAFLNRWTKENTNTDIPGFVYGKGDLKVFSDRFVEDGSFIKMKSITIGYTLPTNTCKAMGINNLRIYASIQNPFHITDYSGLDPEAAMGTPLTQGVDWAAYPNSRNYLIGLNFSF is encoded by the coding sequence ATGAGACAAAAATCCATCTTTTTAAAATCCTTAGGTATCATGCTACTTTCTGTACTATTTGCCACACAGGCAAATGCACAGAACCTAACGGTAACCGGTACAATAACCGACAACTTAGGTCCGGTAATAGGTGCTTCCATCCAAGTAGAAGGAACCAGCAACGGCTGCATCACGGACATTGACGGAAACTACACCCTCCACAACGTATCTTCCGACGCAATTCTCGTATTCTCCTATATTGGCTATCGGACACAGAAAATCTCAGTGGACGGAAAAACAAAGATCAATGTGAAATTGGCGGAAGACAGTCAATTATTGGAGGAAGTAGTAGTTGTTGGCTACGGCGTGCAACGTAAAAGCGACCTGACAGGCTCAGTAGTATCGGTAAAAGCTACCGAAGCCTTGAAGAGCACCCCCTCCGGCAATGTTTCGGATGCCTTGCAAGGACGTATGGCGGGTGTGTCCGTAATTTCGGGCTCAGGCGACCCGAGCAGCGACAACACCATCCGTGTACGTGGCATCAATTCCATTACTGCCGAGACAGGTCCATTGGTAGTAATCGACGGTTTTATCGGCGGCTCCCTGAAATCCTTGAATCCTTCCGACATCCAATCCGTAGAGGTCTTGAAAGATGCCTCGGCAACTGCTGTTTACGGTTCTCGTGGAGCCAATGGTGTGATTCTTGTCACAACCAAAACTCCCAACAAAGATAAGTTGACCGTATCATTTAACACCTTTGCCAACCTCAAAACGGTTTCCAAATATCCAGATAACCTTTCTCCATACGAATATGCTCAACTGGCCAATGACTATGGCAAAGAATATTTTGAATCCCAAGGCAAACCGGCCAAAGTATATTATACTCCAGAACAACTGGAGACTTTCAAAAACGGAACAAATCCCGGTTTCGACTATTCCAAAGAAATCTTCCGAAGTCCGGCTCTGACCCAAAACTACGAGATGTCTGTTTCAGGTGGTGGTGAAAGAACTACTTTCCTCGCATCTTTGCGCTATGAAAACAGCCAAGGTACTATTAAAGAATCAGAAAACAGTGTTTACAGTTGGCGTTTGAAAGTAGATACCAAAATAAAAAAGTGGCTAAAAGCGGGAATGAATATCTACGGTTACTACAATGAATCGTCAAAACCCCGTATCACCCAATACGACGGTTTGATACAACAAGCGATGTATTTCCCTAATACCATTATGCCGAAAAAAGAAGACGGAAGTTACAACAATACTTTCCCCGACGGCAACAAAAGCTATAATCCCATGGGAATGATCTGGGAAAGTAAGACTTGTGACAAAACCCTCAATAACCGTATGCAAGGTTATGTACAATTCGATATCATAGATGGGCTGAGTTTCCGTTCGCAACTGGGTGTGACCTTCGAGAACCGCCTAAACCGTTCGGCAGAAAATGAGAAAAGCTACAACTATTTCAAGAACAACCAAACACAAGCCCAAGCCCGCAGCTATTGGAACAGTGGTTGGTTAAACACCAATACACTAAGCTATATAAAAGAGTTCAATGCAAACCACCGCATCAATGCAACCGCTGTATTCGAGCAAGCATACGGCAATGATTATAGCCACACGGGCATAGCTGCCAATTTAGCATATCCCGACCGTTTAGGCTGGAATGCTTTGGGCTATTCTGAAGCCGATATGGCCAGAATAGGTTCCGAAGCTTCCATTACCACCCTCATGTCCGGCATGTTGCGCGTAAACTATGTATTCATGAACCGCTATATGCTGACTGCTTCCATCCGCGCCGATGGTTCCTCACGCTTAAAAGACAAATGGGCTTACTTTCCTTCTGCCGCCCTGGCCTGGGACATCAAACAGGAAAGCTTCATGAAGGAAACGGATGTAATTGATCAATTAAAGTTACGCGTAGGCTACGGTTCCGTAGGCAACCAATCAGTGACAGCCTACCGCATCTATTCCCAAATGACTCCAGTAGTCAATTCCGACGGTAGCACATCTTACTCCGTGGGACGTCCTGCCGCCCCTTATCTGAAGTGGGAACGCAATGACCAGTTCAATGTAGGAGTTGACCTTGGCTTTCTGCACGGACGCTTACGCATAAACGCCGACTGGTATAGTAAAATATCCAAAGACATCCTCCTTGAAGTAGCCCAACCGGCCCACATGGGGTTCACCGGCTTATTGAAAAATGCAGGTGAAATAAAGAATACAGGTATCGAATTCACCGTAAGCGCCGATCCCATCACCGGCAAAGCATTCAGTTGGCATTCCGACTTAACTTTATCACATAATAAAGGAACCTTCAATAAAATTCCCACTTATAACCACCGCCAGCAACAAGCCGGAAACTTTGAGAACCAATTATTCCAAATGATCGAAAACGAAAAGTTAGGTACATTCTGGGGATATAAATATCTTGGTGTATGGCAAGAAAACGAAGTGAAAGCTCCTTTTGTCGATGCAAATGGAAAAGCCAACGGCAAAACCGTGGGTGAAACCTACAAGATACAGGCCGGAAATGCCAAATATCTGGATACCAATCAAGACGGTGTTTACAATGATAATGATGCAAGTATCATCGGATGTGGACAGCCCGTATTTAACTGGGGATGGAACAACAGTTTCAATTATAAGAACTTTGACATCTCATTTTTCATCGTAGGTTTTCATGGCTTTGACATATACAATGCCACTGACCAAATAGGATATAATAATATCAACGGACAAAACGTATTCGGCGTGACTCCCAAAAAGGCTTTCCTGAACCGCTGGACCAAAGAAAATACAAACACGGACATTCCGGGCTTCGTTTATGGCAAGGGAGATCTAAAAGTTTTCAGCGACCGCTTCGTGGAAGATGGAAGCTTCATCAAGATGAAAAGTATCACCATAGGCTATACATTGCCGACAAATACCTGCAAAGCTATGGGCATCAATAATCTGCGCATCTATGCCTCTATCCAAAATCCATTTCACATCACTGACTATTCAGGTCTGGATCCTGAAGCTGCCATGGGCACACCCTTGACACAAGGTGTAGATTGGGCCGCTTATCCCAACAGCCGCAATTATTTAATCGGCCTGAACTTCTCATTCTAA
- a CDS encoding RagB/SusD family nutrient uptake outer membrane protein, protein MKKILYMTFASSLLLTASCVDLNQEPLSFITEEEYIEYPKDVASTAKGVTALYHDLWGGNYGFNTRLQRLSVSADDITYSPTKANNPLGLFESLTPSISGNDADFSNPWIFFYKVISSANKIIEGTPIPTTKPEEMQQVLGEAYFMRGLSYFYLVRLFGEVPLMLTKADIKEGVPRTSVAEIYDKAIIPSLTKAAEWLPSKSRSGFSSTPSQWAAKACLADAYITMAGWPLNKGQEYYGKAAVTAKDIILNSGLKLTEKYANLWMEDKKEEANEHLFALHHNAKQKTASNYGKSYYPADFFPNAGWSDYYANESFYLKYPDDDRKAHNFMVKWPVSKSKVVNYKESADGLPAISKYYNYNEGAPGKSAQANGITCIYRYADVLLMYAEASVRATNTIDPLARKSLEEVQSRAHSSLTKTTDPQSFINAVFDERGWEFFAEMKRWFDLVRLQKLSEVKPTEWEGSLFKANSHYYFPVPSQQILLTEWTNNAGY, encoded by the coding sequence ATGAAAAAGATATTATACATGACCTTCGCAAGCAGCTTGCTTTTAACGGCATCTTGCGTAGATTTAAATCAGGAACCGTTATCCTTCATCACTGAAGAAGAATACATCGAATATCCCAAAGATGTGGCTTCTACTGCAAAAGGCGTAACTGCCCTTTATCATGATTTGTGGGGCGGAAACTACGGCTTCAATACCCGTCTGCAACGATTAAGCGTATCAGCAGATGATATTACTTATTCACCGACCAAAGCCAACAATCCGTTAGGTTTATTCGAATCGCTTACTCCGAGCATATCCGGCAATGATGCAGACTTCTCAAACCCTTGGATTTTCTTCTACAAAGTCATCAGCAGTGCCAACAAGATAATAGAAGGTACTCCCATTCCTACCACAAAACCCGAAGAAATGCAACAGGTACTCGGTGAAGCATACTTCATGCGCGGACTGTCTTATTTCTATCTGGTGCGTTTGTTCGGTGAAGTGCCCTTAATGCTCACCAAAGCCGACATAAAAGAGGGTGTTCCCCGTACTTCCGTTGCCGAAATCTATGATAAGGCCATCATTCCAAGTTTGACAAAAGCAGCCGAATGGCTTCCTTCCAAAAGTCGTAGCGGTTTCAGCTCCACTCCTTCACAGTGGGCAGCGAAGGCTTGTTTGGCAGACGCCTACATCACAATGGCAGGATGGCCATTAAACAAAGGACAAGAGTATTACGGCAAAGCTGCCGTAACGGCAAAAGACATCATTCTCAATTCCGGACTCAAACTGACGGAAAAATATGCCAACCTGTGGATGGAAGACAAAAAGGAAGAAGCAAATGAGCATTTGTTCGCCCTCCATCACAATGCCAAACAGAAAACGGCCAGCAACTACGGCAAGTCATATTATCCGGCAGATTTCTTCCCCAACGCAGGTTGGTCCGACTATTACGCCAACGAATCTTTCTACCTGAAATACCCCGATGACGATCGTAAAGCCCATAACTTCATGGTCAAATGGCCCGTTTCTAAAAGTAAAGTAGTAAACTATAAAGAAAGCGCCGACGGACTGCCCGCCATCTCCAAATACTATAATTACAATGAAGGTGCTCCCGGCAAAAGCGCACAGGCCAATGGAATCACCTGCATCTACCGCTACGCAGACGTACTCTTAATGTATGCAGAAGCTTCGGTCAGAGCCACCAATACCATAGACCCGTTAGCTCGAAAATCTCTGGAAGAGGTACAAAGCCGCGCACATAGCAGCTTGACCAAGACTACCGATCCGCAATCTTTTATAAATGCGGTATTCGATGAACGGGGTTGGGAATTCTTTGCCGAAATGAAACGCTGGTTTGACCTGGTTCGCTTGCAAAAATTATCTGAAGTCAAGCCGACCGAGTGGGAAGGTTCTCTGTTCAAAGCCAACAGCCATTACTACTTCCCTGTCCCCTCCCAGCAAATACTGCTCACAGAGTGGACCAATAACGCAGGCTATTAA